From the genome of Nicotiana tabacum cultivar K326 chromosome 2, ASM71507v2, whole genome shotgun sequence:
TCTAAAGGTGCTCACAAGGAGAGTGAAGCAAAGTTCCTCCTCAGAAGGAAAGAGGCACGAGCGGAACGACTTCGATATCGGTAAGCATTCTCCCACCGAACTccgtaaaaaattaaaaaattaacgACGGAACGAAGAACGAAACTTTATGACAACAACACAACCAAAATTTATTTTACGGGACTTTCTCCTTTGCAATGGCGAGCCCAAAATACTCATCAAGCATTAGTTGCATTAGTTCGctctaaaaaaaaaaagggaggtCGAGACGCACCTTCTCTTCTAGTATGATTATCTTGATATAAGAAGAATCAAAGGCTTTCGACTCCACAACTCCGTTGGTTGATCAGGAGTGCCAAACGGCTATATTTCATTCTCATTAACCATGTGCATTTCTTTCAACTTTTTAAAAAGCCAtactttaaataaaaaaaaaaggtatcAACAATATCTACCGTATCAACGTAATTTAATCGATGTAACAAGATGTATCTCTTATTTTTTTAAGTAATTAGCTTTACTTATTATTAACATGTAGTACTTGTAATAAGTTATTGCTTACACAATGATCTAAAATATCCTAGACCTAAGATTTGCCTTTTCCTCTATTCGTTCCTTCTAATTTATGAAACTATTACTTCGTAACTCGTGTATCCATTCCTTTTTGTTTGTcgtagaaataaagaaattagaAGTAGGAATGGTATAAGATATCCAGAAAGAGAATATTCTTTCACCAACTAAACTAGGTAGTTGTATCTTCCTCATAGACTTGGTAAATGTTAGATGAAagcaaaaaacaaataaaaaagaagttAGACTCAGCTAATTAGATTGTACGATTGCTGGAAATACTTCAATAAAGAAGAGTCTTGAtaaactggggggggggggggtaattgtGAAAAATTATTTAGTTTAATGAAAACTcgtgttatgtatttttttattattattatttttttaaaaataaattatttaatttaatgtaAAATGAAGTATTTCTCAAACTTCAACCCGTTTACTAAAGGGGTGAATGTTGGACTTCATCTAACCCATCCACAATCATCGTGTAGAGTACGTACCATCATTCTATGCCATATTAATATTATATCCATATATATCAATGTATTTCTATAAATTAGAAAGATTATTACTTCAGCTTAACAATAAATTTGCCTAACAAATCAGAGGCGGAGTTAGGAattgaagtttatgggtttaTAATTATAGTCTGTTTAAGTTATTCGATTCtatattaataatttatatatatttgtcacaccccttttatgCCCCCGAAAACGATAATGGTATTGTTATGGatggtgggttaaagagtttttccaaataaagtgacaaatttgattagggattattttatttatagagtcgtcacttggaattgagttttgggtgttccaagtcaccttttatttgaatccctagtcaaaggaaggtttgactctattattattggtctgcgaaaacaaagtccagataaggaattctgttgactggggagaaggtgtaaggcattccccgaatcccgtggttctagcacggttacttttattgactaaaacttggcttgaattaattttggacaaactgtgatttattggtttccatatttttctttatccgcttttattgcttgattattcgtaattaaggaattatcttgaaacgagtcacgcgtacgtgtacccgttTTGTTTGGCGCATTAAAAATCATGCCACGCATGTGTGTACACAATTGAtaacacttttattattattaaaattgttCTGTCAAAGTTGCGTGAACGAATACCTTGCCTTTAACTTTggaaatcgtaattatgtcacgtgaatgtatacataatcacgataattaatttattactgtacgcctaaagcatactagagatatttatgagttattttcctaaactagtTTGAGATTAAGGCCCAGGGTTTATGGGGATCATTGTGGAAGAGGTAAGATTTGACTattataattatgaaataaatGGAGACAAAAAGGCTAAATCTTCTTAAATCCTATCAGCCCCAAACTACTCCAAACATAATCAAACATCTCTAAAAATCCAACTAGCTAATCAAATCCCATTTATGGCATACTATATGaactaaaacaaatattaactaAGCAACCTTTTAATTTCCACCAAGCAAACCTATGGCCCATCTTGATACACCATAAATCACAAGGCACAATACCAACTCAACTACTGTCTCCTTCGAATGTTCCCCATTTTACATGTAtataaattaaaccaaaattataTGCTTacagaataagaaaaagaaaaagaagaaaacaaacaaaacaaccacaACCTATTTGATTAGAGCTTATTAGAAAGCCCtttattcattcattttttttttccagtgGTTATTTTACCTATAAAAGAAATTTAATAGTGCGATGAAATATGCAAATCAGTAACTTCCACCCATCAAGTAAACACATGAATATAAATCTTAACTCATACAAATTTCAGTGATGTTCTTAAACAAACGTAGGCAACAAAGAAATTTAGTAAGCTATCAAAGACATTTAAACAAAATAAAGCACTAAAAGATTAAACAAGAACATGATATTAAACCAAAAGTGAATCAAAGAAGAAAGTGACCTCTGTTGAGCAGAGCTTTTCACTGTATTAATAAAGAGCCTCGAGTGTTGGGTTACAAGGAAGAAAACTAACCAAACTTGACAGTGGACTAGAGCATCAAACGAAACGGAACGACGAACTTGCCTCCCTCGACTGAAACTCGCGTGTTTTAAATGGGTAATTGTTGCTGCGTTTTGGCAGCAATTTCAGCCATGTTTTGGCTTGATTTTCATGGATGTTTCGTGGATTTTTACGGATGTTTTGGGGCTGGGATTCGGACTGGTTTTTATCTTTTTTGGCTATTTTCGCAGCTGATTATTTGCTGGAAAAAGGGCTGTTTTTCAGCTGCTTTTGGAGCTAAAGATGGAGGGAAAATCCATGAAGCTTTGATGGTTGATGAGGTATTTTTAATGGAGATTTTGGAGATGTTTTAATAGTGTTTATCAGAGATATTTCAGTTGTTCGTTATGGTATTTGAAGGCTGATATCTGGAGGAAAATGGATGGAGTGTTCGCCTGTCCAAAAATGGAGGTTCAAGGTTTTTCCCCGTTTTTGTGACCGCCTTTTTTTCTCCTCTAATAGAGGGAAGAAGATGGTATTTTTATGGGTGATCTTTTTTGCCCCCTCACGTGAAGAAAGAAAATGGAGATATGTGGGGGATTGTGtgtgggggacaagcatgggggacaaagcatgtgTGACAAGTATGAAGGACAAGCATGAGGGACAAAGgaaagtggagtggggacacGCCTGGGAAGATGGGAGCAGAAAAGATGGAGTGGGAAGTGAAGTATTGGTGAGATGAGTGGGGAAAAACTCAAGAAtgatcaaaaattaggtgctcacaatatttaatgaatttcttaaaacaaATACAAAGTTTAAACCAAATCTATTAAGTTCGACCGAACCTGTATCCCACGTACTTAGCTCTGCCCCTAATATAAACTAATTCTTCTCTGTTCATAGTCAAGCAAACGGACGCTGGCCGCCGCAATGATacatgaagaagttatgaaatcaTTTTCCAGGGATATTAAACTCAAAATATCTGTCACAAAGATGGATAACAAGCTAAGAACAGCTGCAGCTCCGAATTAATTGACTGTTGTATCTTAGGAGAATATAAGAATTAGTTCATGTACACAACATTAAACTAGTTTAATTACACTTATCTAGTATATTTTTAATAATCAGCATATTGTCAACTAGATGTGATGTCTATAGCAAGGAAAAGGTTGGCCGTTAAGTTGTAACATCCTATGTCAAAGGAGTTTGAAAACCCTATTTTTATATAGTGTTAAACTATGGGATGAACTAGTTTAAATAGTGTAATATTCACAATTAAGCAGTCATTTGCATGCAAGTTGGAAATATGAATGTAATTTGGGCGTTCGagaagtcaaaaaaaaaaaaatggactgGTATTGTAACTATAGATGTTTAATTAGAAAACAATAAGCTAATCAACATACAAGAAATGAGAAAAATATTGCATCTCATGTTACATATGATTATGATCAACTtgcttaatttaaaatttattcaTTTAGGTGTAACGTTCAATCCTCATGACCCTCAACGCCTTAAGCAACTTGAggatcttaatatttaaaaacttaaTATAATTGATTGTTGGATATGTGTTGTTTTCGACAACTTTGATAGTATAACTACAAAAAAATAAGGTTTTCAGTGAAGTCTTTCTATGTCAACTTCTTTAGACGCCACTAAAAGTAGTTCGTCATTTTGAATAGTGTTCCACCTATCTATGGCGAACCAACTTCAGGCAAATACATTAAATGGAAAGCTAAAGCAAAATCAATTAGCCTGAAGTAGGTCGCCATTTTGAATAGTGTTCCACCTGAAGCAGAATCAAGGCCTGAAGTTTGTCCcgatttatagcctgtttggccaagcttctaaaatcagcttattttgagacatatttttctcaaaagtactttttaaaaaagtatttttggggagaagtagtttgtgtttgactaattaatttgaaaagcacttttgagcagtaattagtgtttggtcaaacttttaaaaactacttctaagtgtatttttctcaaaagtgcttctcaaaaaaatgcttttggagagcagctacttttttctgtttctcaaaaattgcttctgcttttcctcaaaaacacttttttccttccaaaagcttggccaaacaccttaatttttggccaaaaatgcttttggccaaaaaaataatatttaaaagaagcttggccaaatagttgcacttttggccaaaaaaataatatttaaaagaagcttggccaaacagtcTATTATTAGAGTGCACCACTTCCATGATAATACTTGTTTATGATATAGACTGATTTTCGAGAATTTCGACAAAACAAAggctgatttcaacaaaaattgCTCAAATAATAAGTAGCAGGAGTTATGCTTTCTATTTATCTAATTTGAGGAAGAGAAAAAAGCAAAAATTTTATGTTATACTTCTATTTCAAATAAATGTAATTTTCTTTTCGCCTTTTCAAACTTATGTTTATCCTTCATTTTTGTACAAACCGATCGAAATAGAgcttataaaatctttcaaactttaaatACTCAATCGTATAAGACCGCCTTTTGATTTTCTCTATACAACTTTTGTTGTACTTTATTCTAATCCAAAAAAGTTTACACATGATCTCTCAcacttcttttaaaaaaatataactaaTTCATCACATTTTATTTGGAATTTAGATACTTCCTAACAGTTCAACAGGTAAAAAAGATTCACAATCACATGATATGTGCATCATAATCCAACTCATCCAACAGTTACAATGTACACAAAAAACCAAATCTAAAAAAGAACTAGTCACACTATTGTGTCAATGTAGCTACATAATACATGTTTGCTTGGTAAAATAGTACGTAACCGCAAAGTAGAAATTTTCATTTTAAGTGTCAGTGCTGACTTTAGCATATCAAATAAATGAGGATTTTAATGGTAGTACTCTTACCTTATCCTATATCATTGGTAACACCAACTCCTCTATTTAAGGACTATTCATTTAAGTATAACTTCTATCCATTTTTGTCAGTCCTGAAATTGCCAAATTCTTAAGTACTCACAATAATAGTGAACCCGACAAAATAATTAACCAAACTCCATGACTACTTAGCCAACTTCATGACTTGCATTTCCATGCCCAACACAATTCATGTGCCCTCTTGTGATATAAAACTGTATATAATATCCAGCTTATATTATACTAATCCCATAATCCAAGAATAGGTCTTAAGTCTCATACTCAGTACATGCATGCAAATACTTCGACATTAGTTTACTGGCAAACAAGTACTATATAAAAGAGCCCATTTTTGTTGAGTTAGTTCATCTACCTTCTTTACTTTCACTTTCCAAAGCTATTTTTctatctccccccccccccccccccacatggATTTACCTGTGAAGACATCAAATTCTGATAGATACAAAATTGAGGCCAGAAATCTTTCCTACAAACTACCTCCAAAATATAATGAGTTAAAATGGTTAGTCAAAAAGTTGGCTACCAACAACAAGACTAGTAATTACATTCTAAGGAATGTGAGTTGTGAAGCCAAACCAGGGGAAATTACAGCAGTTGCTGGTCCAAGTGGAGCAGGAAAAACAACATTGTTGGATATTCTAGCAGGAAATGTCGGTCCCTCAAGATTTTCAGGTCATGTTCTTGTCAATGACCAGCCTATGAAGCCTGCAAATTTCAGGAGAATATCTGGCTATGTTACACAAGATGAATCTCTTTTCCCTCTTCTCACAGTTGAAGAAACTTTGATGTATAGTGCACGATTCAGGCTTCGTGAGGGGGACGATAAGGCCAAAGATAGAGTAACAAAGCTGTTGAATGAGCTTGGTTTAGACCATGTTGGTAGTATGAAAGTTGGGAGTGAATCAAGCAGGACAATTTCGGGTGGTGAGAAGCGTAGAGTGGCAATTGGAGTTGAATTAGTCCATGATCCTGCTGTTATTCTACTCGACGAACCAACTTCAGGTCTTGATTCTGCTTCAGCTTTTCATTTAATGTATTTGCTAAAAACCATGGCCAAGAATCAAGGTAAGACAATTATATTAACTATCCATCAGCCTGGTTTTCGAATTCTTGAACTGTTTGATAAAGCTGTGTTGCTATCAAATGGATTTGTCCTTCACAATGGATCTTTGCATTTATTGGAAGAGAAGCTCAAATCCACTGGCCATTTCATTCCTCACCATGTCAATGTTCTTGAATTTGCAATTGATATTACAGAAAGCTTAGCAGAAAGCCTGCATTATGGAGAAAGTGACATTGAAAAATGtgaaacagaaacagaaagtgATAATATGCCTaacaaaaatgctgaagaaaagCAAGTTCTTTACTCTAATTCTCCACTGAAGGAAGTACTAATTCTGAGTCAGAGATTCTGTAGGAATATTTTCAGAACCAAACAACTTTTCTTGGCTAAGGTAATCCAAGCATTACTTGTGGGGCTAATTTTGGGATCAATATTTTTTAATGCTTATAGCAACACAAAGAATTTGGAGCTGCAATCTCAAGTTGGATTCTTTGCTTTTAGTCTCACATTCTTGTTATCATCCAATACAGAAGCTCTACCAATTTTCTTAGAAGAGAGGAGAATTCTAATGAGGGAAACATCTAGAGGAGCCTACAGAATTTACACCTACAATATAGCAAACACTATAGTTTTCCTCCCTTTCCTTCTAATAGTTGCTCTTCTCTATGCTATACCAGTTTACTGGCTAGTCGGATTAAGGTACGAATTCAGTGCATTCGCCTACTATACTCTCGTGTCATGGATGATTTTCGCAATGGGGAATTCATTTGTGGCAGCATGTTCAGCGCTAGTGCCAAATTTCCTCCTTGGAATGTCATTTATCGGTTGCCTAATAGGTGCATTTTTCCTGTTCTCGGGGTACTTTATATCGAAGGAATCAATACCCATTTTCTGGCTATTTGTGCACTATCTGAGTCTGTTTAAGTATCCATTTGAGTGTTTCTTGATCAATGAGTATGGAGGAGAGAATGGGAAACTGAAGTGTATACAGAAAGTTGATGGAGTTTGCCTAATGTATGGTGAACAGTTATTGGCGCGACGTGGTTTAGAGGAGTCACAGAAGTGGATTAACATAGGTATTATGTTAAGTTTCATCTTTGGTTACAGGTTTTTGTGTTTTCTGATTCTCTGGTATAGATCTATTAGAAACAAATGTTGAAAGAATGACTAACAAAATTTCCTTTCATATATGAATATCTCAGTACATTAGTTTGTTTTTTTTAGACTTTTCCATATTCTTGCAACATATTTCAGTCTTCTTTCTCATGCAAAACAGTCCAAAATGCTAATTCCAAATGAAACCATCCCACTTCAAATTCAAGAAGAGTTGTTAATTTTCAACTCCAACTTGCTTATCAGCCGCAAAAAGAGAGCACAAAAACTCATCATTTGTGTTATTAAATGGAAAGAAAAATGACAATGTCTTTGCTATGACAATGAACTAGGTAAAGATACAATAGATGACTCAACTTGTATAGTAATAGTAGCCATAAAAAGTAATTTAATTATACTCCATTGGCAGCAGATGCTATTTTGTATTGTTTTATAGAGAAGATTAACTTTTTTTCAATGTATTTGTTATGGGAGAGGAACACTTCACTTTTCGGTACTTTATTGCAGCGAAAGACTTGACAAAGTCTTCAAAAGCTAATTAGTTTCAGCCTAACCTGTTGACATCTCTAACATTATTGGGTGACACTCTAAGAAGCAATGTACTTGGTCCAATAATTCTTGTtaagaagaggaaaaaagaaCAATTTTACTAAATTATAGTGGATGATCTTCTCATACTTTAGGAAAAAAATTTACACCCAACTTGCTCTTGTCAACAACCCTTTGGATTCACAAATCTCAATTTGAGTTTGCATTGGGTAAAAAGAGAACCAAGAAGCCAACCTTAAGACAATTTATTTATTCATTCTTTTTCTACCTGGAAGGGAGCTTTAGAGCAACGGATAATGGTAAAGTTGTctctgtgtgacctataggttGCGAGTTCAAGTTATGAAATCAGTCACTGATACTTGCATTTGagtaggctgtctacatcacaccccctcTCAAGGTACAACCCTTCCCGGATTCTTTATGCACCGAGTTGCTCTTTTATGCTTTTTCTCCTAGATAACTTACATCAATGATTAACAATATCCATGAAGAAAAAAATACACTATAAGAAAAAGTCAATTATGAGTAATTTGGTAAAACAAAGGTAAGTCGATAACACAAAAAAGAGGTAAGTAATATACATCTGGTTAAACTATACTAACAGTGTACAATTTGCTATATTACACTATTAATGTATGTAAGTTAGGTCCTATTAATAAGGAAGTATTACTGAACCACAAACTCTCTAGTTTCCGAGCATGTGCTAGCAGAGGCGAATCCAGAATTTAAATTATATGGGTTCAACTATAaaatttttagcattgaactcattatatttttaaagttatgggttcatatttattatttttataattttaaggaatttttacacataaaaatttactccgcgtcaaaagttatgggttcaattgaacccgctgCTAACCCTCTGCATCCGCCCCTGTTTGCTAGTGTAGAATAGGCTCGTTAAGAGAAACAATTTAACTACATTCAATATTCACATCAAATCAATAAATACAAGACATTTGCCCGTTATATAAAGATTTATAAAATATAGTTAAGTGATGTGACTCTCACTTTAATCTGTAATCTTAAGGATAAACAGCCTCGTTTGGTGTAAACACGGGTATGTTTTTTGCCTTGATAAGCATCTATCTGGACTGGTAAGGATAACTAGCACTGCAGTTAGGATGCAACTGCAGTGCTACTTAATATAGTAACGAAAGTTGATTGTTTTCACATTATATTATAAGAATATATGTAAGTTTCAATCCAAGTTCTATGTGTGCTTGTTATAtacaattaaaaagaaaaaaattacaacATGTTCGTAGCAGAAAAGAGCTTGGTCCTTAATTAAAAAATTTCAGAAGGTAAGATTGTGGCATTATTGGGCTTTGGTCCCTATATTGAGATACTTGGTTGAACGTCAAAAGGCTGAAATCTGCATCATGTACCAGTTAAAGAACTTCCTACTTTTGCAGATTTTATTTATGAGTTGGGTACAATTCAAAAAGAGAAAGGATAGGAAAAGCACAACCTCTATGAAATTACAGAAATGCCTGGCCAATTTTCCAAAGTGTGCACTTTTGGCTTTAATTCCAGTGCTGTATTGTTTTTAAGGAAATACAAGAATTATGTAAAACGTATTAATAGGATGCGACTTAAGATAGACTGAAACAATAAAAGGAAGTCGTTGACAATACAAGCTAACAAATCGCTGACTTGTAAATCATATTTACATAATGCGACTTATAAAATGCAACTTGTAAACCGCATTTCGATTGTAAGTCGCATTTGCTAATTGCAACTTATAAATCGATTCGCCAGTTCAGCCTGAtcagtaagctccacgtctttcggagttatcgggtctagggtTTCGTGTACATcttttgtatgtatgtatatatgttatgggtaggtcagaGCCCTGTTCCGTTCAtaatatatccatcagtagatgcttgtagacatatcctgtcagttagtgcagtatctTGGGCTTGTAGGCatggtatgtatattttggtggtttgtcagttgtagtagttacgacggccttgttggcccagctttatattgatatttagtcagtgctagtttccattcagttttatattttgcttcgcaaatttcttgcaatgtggccccatggccaaattatgacattatatgttcagagtcccttagtcgcaatttagtacgctaggttaggtgagacaccgggtgccggtctcgctcccaggttcggggcatgacaaacttggtaatTATAAGTCTGCATTTGATAAGTCGCACATAGGTTTTATAAATCGCATACATTGATTGCTACTTAAACATCGCATTCACATTGAGACGCATCTACTTGCTGACTTATACGACTTTACAAGTTACTACCTATAAATCGCATAACGTTGACTAGTAAGCATTGGACAAATGCAACTTAAAAGCGATCTATGAACTTGCGTCATTTGCAATTTAGGCAAAAAATTAAGCCGCTTCACAATCAAAATCCTCAGTGAATAGTTTTTGCATGCTTTTAATTTAAACAACAAAAGTTGGTATCATGTTTCTCTGTTTCGTTTTAGCATCGGACcataatgttttggaaatttgggtttaagttatatatactggTGTGTAAAAAAAACTTTTACACTAATAGAATCACCTATTATTGTGGATAAATTTAACCTGCCAATCTATAATTATTAGAGCAAAGAACTTTAACTCGATTGAATCTGCCTGCTAATATGACTTGGCACCATATAGCAAAGAGTAGTATATGGAGTTATTAGCCTGAAGCTAAAGGGACAGCAGGATGAAGAGTTGGAGATTCACCATTGATTCTTGTTATTCAACAACCTGGCAGCAT
Proteins encoded in this window:
- the LOC107797300 gene encoding ABC transporter G family member 10-like; protein product: MDLPVKTSNSDRYKIEARNLSYKLPPKYNELKWLVKKLATNNKTSNYILRNVSCEAKPGEITAVAGPSGAGKTTLLDILAGNVGPSRFSGHVLVNDQPMKPANFRRISGYVTQDESLFPLLTVEETLMYSARFRLREGDDKAKDRVTKLLNELGLDHVGSMKVGSESSRTISGGEKRRVAIGVELVHDPAVILLDEPTSGLDSASAFHLMYLLKTMAKNQGKTIILTIHQPGFRILELFDKAVLLSNGFVLHNGSLHLLEEKLKSTGHFIPHHVNVLEFAIDITESLAESLHYGESDIEKCETETESDNMPNKNAEEKQVLYSNSPLKEVLILSQRFCRNIFRTKQLFLAKVIQALLVGLILGSIFFNAYSNTKNLELQSQVGFFAFSLTFLLSSNTEALPIFLEERRILMRETSRGAYRIYTYNIANTIVFLPFLLIVALLYAIPVYWLVGLRYEFSAFAYYTLVSWMIFAMGNSFVAACSALVPNFLLGMSFIGCLIGAFFLFSGYFISKESIPIFWLFVHYLSLFKYPFECFLINEYGGENGKLKCIQKVDGVCLMYGEQLLARRGLEESQKWINIGIMLSFIFGYRFLCFLILWYRSIRNKC